The segment CAGGGGACTGCGCTACCATCAGGACGTGCGTGACAGACTCACCCCACAGTCGGAAGATTGCTTGAAAGCGATCTATCTTCTTTCTCGTGAGGGAAAAGCGGGAACGCAGGACATTGCTCAAACGCTTGGCATCACGGCCGCCTCAGTAACAGGCATGCTCAAGCGCCTGTCCGAGCTTCAACTGGTTGCTTATCAGGCGTACAAAGGGGTTCAGCTCACCGAATCCGGTGAATCAATCGCACTGGAGATTTTGCGTCACCACCGGATCATTGAAGCTTTTTTGCACCACGCGCTCGGCGTTCCTCTCGAAGAACTGCATGAGGAAGCCGACCGGCTAGAGCACCATATATCAGAGGCCCTTGAAGCGCGCCTGTTTGCCGCTCTCGGAGCGCCCACGCATGACCCCCACGGGGATCCCATTCCCTCGTTGATTGGGGTCATGCCGCGTGAAGCCACACGCTCGCTGGTGAGTGTCCGTGCTGGCGAGATGGTCCGTGTTGGCCGGCTGTCTCAGAATGATCCATCGCGTCTGATGGCTCTTTCAGACCTAGGGGTCATTCCTGGGATCCAGCTGGAAGTACTCGCGGTGAATTCGCTTGGTACCATCCGGGTTCGTCATCCCGAAGGAGAGCCGTTTGCCCTGAGTACCGTCGTAGCAGACGGGATATGGGTTGAGGACGACGCAGCTTCAGAGGTAGAAGCCCAACGCGCGCGACAGACTGGCGTTTTCTAGTGATTCCGATGGAAAGCTCTCGTGTGGAGCTTGATATCCGACCATTGGGAGAAGGAACAACGACCAACTCCAGGATAGGGAGCCGCACCCGATGCTTTTCCGGGTGTGGTGGCATGAAGCGGAGTTAGCATCACAGACCGCCTCATCAATACACGTTTTGGACTTCATAGCGCCAGGAACCGGTCTGCTGGCCTTGATTCACCCGGAAGCCCAACAGCTCGGGGGAATTCTTCTGATGACCTCGCTCGTCTGGATCGCGGTCGCGCAGGCGGCAATGGGGGTTCCTCCTGGCGGATCGGGATTGACCACGCCACGGCTCCCGCCCTCATCCGGAAGGGGCCGTTCTCCTTGTCGCGCAACCCCATCTTTTTGGGCATGCGGCTCAATTTGCTCGGATTGTTTCTGGTGTTACCCCTTGCAGTCACGCTGACGATTCTGGTGGCCGGAAAACTGCTGATGCAGATTCAAGTTCGCCTGGAGGAAGCCTACCTCAGCGGAGCACATGGGCAGGCTTACAAGCAGTATCAACAGCAAGTTCGCCGCTGGCTGTGAAAGGTGCCTGAGAAGCCTGGAGCATTTCGAGAGCTGTCGCCCAATCCCTGAGAACCCGGCTCCCGCGGCCTGAACCGTGCCACTCAGCCCAGAGGGGTGTGCTGGTGGCCTTGAATAAAGACGCGCACTTGCGTTCTCGCTCTTCCCCACCGGCTGCTATCGTCAGGCATGAAGCGGTTGCTCTTCCCCCTGACAGCCTCCCTGTGCCTCCTGACCGCCTGCCCGTCCACCACGCCGGAACCCTTGAAGATCCCCGATGGTCCCGCCGCCCTGAACGGCACCTGGCAGGGCACCTTGACCTCCGCCGTGACCTGGCAACCCCTCACCGCCGGGGGAGGACAGCTGTACCTGCTCCGCCGCGAACAGGCTTTGTCGTGGCGGGCCGACAGTGCTCAGCCGCCCCGCGCCACGGCGCATCTCGTGGCACTGGATGAACGCACAGGCCAGGAGGTGCGCCGGGTGGTGTGGTCGAGTGATGCGCGCAATTTCAGCTTCCTGGCAGCTTCAGGCACCCGTCCAGCCCGCCTGCTGAGCATTGAAGTGCAGTCCAGCCGTTCCTGGGTGGTGGAACGTGATCCCCTGACCCTCGAGGAACTGGACCGCTGGACACCTCCTCTGAATGGGGATGCGTTGCAGCTCAGCGCCGACGGCACTCGCCTCGCCCTGATGTCCAGGCAGCTGCTCGATCCCCGGACGCGCCAGGTCATTCCCCTGCGCCCCGAAGTCGAGCAAGCGCTCCGTCAACTGCCGAGTGATGCGCGTGCCGACTGGGGAGGGGATCTTCGCTGGCTGATCCTCCGACGGTGGGTCAAGTCCTCAGGGGGCAGTGTGGAACGCGTGTCGTTGATCTCCAATGACACGGGCCAGACCCTCAATGGTCAGGCCCTGCATCCTCTGGGGTGTGGCTTGACGCCAGAGCGAGGCCTGAGCTACCTGACCGCAGTTGCGCCTCTGAGCGACGGGGTGGCCTTGGCGTATGAAGACGGAGCCATCGAGTTGCGCCGGGCGGACGGAACATTGCGAACCACGGTTCAGACGGGGTCGTGTTCGGTCCCCGAGCTGCGGGTCGATGGCGACACACTGACGTTCAAAGTCGCTGGAGGACAAGGTGGGGGGCAACTTGGAACGGTTCGCGTATCAGACGGGCAGGTGACCGCCCAGATCTCGCAGGAGCCGTCGTATTCCGGCCTGTTGTTGCCGGGCGCCGTCCTGAACCGCTTCGGGGGAACCCTGGCGTATCAGCAGCTGAACGGTTTGAGCTGGCGGAAGGAAGGGCCGTTCAAGCAGTTGCGACTGGACGCGAAAGCCACCTGGGTTTCCAAGTCGGAGTACCACGTAACCGGTGAGGCGCGCATTGATGATCAGCCCTTGACCTTCACGGCTAAGGCGACCGCTTTCGGGATTGAGTTGCGGCCGCAGTTGAGCTATCCGATACCAGAAGTGCGGTGGGTGGGGGAACTGCGCCGGGCCGACGGCAGCCTGTATGGCCGCTTAGAAGGCAGCCACAGGTCGGCCAGCACGGAGCAAGAGACGAGTCTGGAGCTTGCCGGAGTCGAGGACGACTTTGCCTTCGGGGGGTCACTGACCCGCTGAGAGAGCTGGTCACGATCAAGCCAATGCAGACTAATGAAGAAAGGCGACCCGTGGAGGTCGCCTTTGATTTCTTAAAGATAGCGCGGAATGCGGCTGAGGTCAAGAACATGCACCGGCACCTGTTTTCACTGTCTCAGACGTGGAATTTATCATTCAACGCAGTGCATAACAGCGGGCGAGGTTGATCCGCTGTGCGTCACGGCTCTCCGGGACGACGCCTCCACAGGCTGTCCAAATCAACGTGTCGATAGGAGCGGCAAGATCAGTCTGCTCGAACCAGTAGCCCACCGGTCATGCGTTCCAACTGCACCTCAGGTGTACCCAAACCCGCTGCGCACCAAGCGTTGCCACCGCCGTTGCCGATGGCGGTAGAACAGCTGCGCGAATCCCCAGACGAGGGGCGTCAAGAGCCCAGCCCGCACCTCCACTGCATCGGTGTACCGGGTGCGTCCACCAGGGAGAGCTTGCACGGTGATGCGGTGATCCCACGTCCGGGCCAGGTGACCCCGCCCCTGATCCCGCAGTTCAAACCCCACGGCGGAGGACGGAAACGAAATAACGATCCACTGGAGACCCAGAGGCAAGAGGCCGCCCAGTCTCAACCGAACGAGGTACGTTCCCGTGCGCCAGATCTGCGGCAGCATGTAAGGCTGCACTGGTTCAAACGTCTGAAAGGGAGACGCCACATATTCCAGCAGGCGGCTGGTCTGCACTTCTCGCCACACGCGGGCTGCTGGAGCATCAAGAATGACCGACAAGGTGACGTGCATGGCAAGCTCCTGAGTCTGGCAAGTTCAACCAGACGGTCTGTGCTGATGCGGTGATCTGTGCTCTGATCAGGGTTTGCCGCTGATGGTGATTAGGGTCGTTTGACCCTCACGGGCGGCCAGATACTGCAGTTCCGCTCCCGCGCGTCCCAAGAAGGCCGCGTAGTTGCCCGGCGCGATGGGATCGTCGGTCAATTGCCGGTAGCCCGCGGTTTGGAACAGCGGCAAGAGCGCCTGAGGCTGCCAGCCCGCGACCCGGTACATTTCCACGCGGCTGAGTCCCGCCCGGATTTCCTCCCGGTAACTGCGGCTGTAAGTGGGACATTCCGGCGTGAACCCGGCGGGTAGAGGCGCCAGCCCGTTCCAGAGCGTCCCGGGCCGCTCGATACAGAACAGTGGGCTTTGCCAGCGGCGCTCGGTGAGCACCCACCAGCCACCCAGGCCCACCAGGGCAGCCACGGCAACTACCCACGCACGCCTCATTCTTGGGCGTGCTCCAGCGCGTTCTGAATCAGCCCGGTGACGTGTTCGTCGAGCAGGCGGTAGTACACCACACGGCCTTCTTTGCGAAACGTCACCAGCCGCTGGGTTCGCAGCAGCCGGAGTTGATGGCTGACGGCGCTCTCTGAAAGACCGATCACGGCCGCCAGGTCACCCACGCACAGCTCCTGAACGTGCAGGGCACTCAGGATTTGGAGACGGGTCGGATCGGCCACCAGCTTGAGCAGGGCGCTGGCTTCGGCGACGCAGGCCTGATCCGGGAGCTGGGCACGCACCAGGGCCACGACATCAGCGGTGACGCGGCTCTTGTCCTCCTGTTTTTGAGAACCGATTCTCACCAGCACACCATAGCGCATGGAGAATCCAGCCAAGGTCACAGCGTCACCGCCCAGACACCGGGCTTAACGTCCGTCAACTGGGCCTCATCCCAGACCACCTGGCGTTGGTTGGCAGGCAGGGCAAGCATCACCCTTTCCGAAGCGGTCAGCATGGTCGGGCAACCATGAGGCTCATGTAACAAGCTGAACACGACAGCGGCGGTCTGGCCCCCGAGTAGGTCGAGGTCAACAGGACGGCCATTCTCGTCCAGACCGGTTAGGGCCAAGGCAGGTGTGCTGGCGCCGAACGGGAAGGGGCTGTTCCAGCGGGTGACGCCCCACCCGCCGCCCAGCAGCAGGGTCATGGGCAGCATGCTCTTCAGCACCGAGCGCCACACAGGACGCGTGGGGAGTTCGGGCACTTGCGAAAGGTCAATCATCTACAGATCCTTTAAGGATGGAGGTGGGCGGCGTGCGCCCCATGGCGGTTGGCTTCCTCCAGCTGGAGAGTCACGTGCTCGATGCTGTACCGTTCGGCGATGAGCTCCACGGCGTCCTGAACCCCCATACGAGACGTGGGCACGACCAGGTGGACGGTGAGGTTGTGCTCTCCGGTGGTGACGCTCCAGACATGCAAGTCATGCACTTCGGTGACGCCAGGCACACCCGCGATTTCGCTCCGCAAGGCGTCCAGGTCGAGGCCCTCTGGTACACCTTCCAGAAGCACATTCACGCTGGCTCTCAGCAGCGCCCACGTCCGGGGCAACACCCACAGACCGATCAAGGCACCCAGCACCGGATCAAGCCACGTCCAGCCTGTCAGGCGGATCGACAGGGCCCCCACAATGACCGCCACCGACCCCAGCAGGTCGCCCATCACTTCGAGGTAAGCAGACTTCATGTTGAGACTGTCGCCACTGCCCCGCACCAGCAACCGGGCACTGATGATGTTCACGATCAAGCCCAGGACGGCCACGATCAGCATCGGTGTGGTCTGCACGTCCACAGGCTCCTGTAGCCTGCGGTACGCCTCCACCAGGATGTAAAGCCCGATGGCAAACAGGGCCCCCGCGTTCACAGCAGCGGCCAACACCTCCGCCCGGCGGTAGCCGAAGGTGCGCTTCCGGTCAGCGGCGCGGGCACCGATTCGCAGGGCCAGCAAGGAGAGCGCGAGTGCCATGACGTCCGTGAGCATGTGACCCGCGTCCGAGAGCAGGGCCAGGCTGCCGGAAATGAACGCGTAAATGACTTCGACCACCAGAAAGCTGCCGGTCAGAGCGAGTGCTGCGGTCAACTGCCGGGCGTTGGCCTGCCGTCCATGGTTGTGTGACTCACTCATGGTTCATCTGCTCCATGGGCATTGAGCCGGCGGGCCGCGGGACGGAGGGCTGCATCCCCCGTTGGCCCAACAGGGCGTCGATGGCCCGCACTTCGCTGGTCTGGGCCACGACCGTCCGCTCGGCAAAGGCCCGAACTTCTGACCGCTTGACGCGGCTGAGTGCCGACTGGGCCATGGCCACCCCACCGAGGTGATGATCCCGCATCAGGCTCAAGTACTGCCGTTCGGCAGTCGCCACGGGGACGGTGCCGAGCTGCTGCACCTCTTCAGGAGTGGCCAGGCCCATCGCTTCCCGGTTCATGCCGGCCATCGGCGCTTCTGGCCCGGAGAGCGGGTGACCCCAGGCCATCAGCCAGCCGCTCATCTGTCCGATCTGAGCCTGCTGCGTGAGGGTGATGTCCTGCGCAAGCAGTTTCACGGCCGGATCAGCCGCCCGCTTGAGCAAGGTCACGCTCATGGTCACCGCCTGAGTGTGGTGGGCGCTCATGTCGCGGGCAAAACGCACGTCGGCGCTGTCCGGGCCGGGCAGCCGGGGCCAAGTCAGGGCCACGGCCAACCCCGTCACCAGAACGGCGGCCGCTACACCGTACCGTTGTACGCGCCGCTGCACGAGGCTCCGATCTCCGGGGCTTCTCCACCCTGTTCGTATTTGACGAGAAACGTTTTGATGCGCGGGTCAGAAGCGTCCTTGACGGCCAGCTGCTTGTTCCACGCCGTCACGACCACCGGCGAATCCTGACCCTCATGGGGCGAGACGAGCGTGTGTGTCCGGCCTTCGGCGAGCTGCTTGAGTTGCGTGACCTGCTCGCTGGCGAGGGTGGGCTGATAACTGATCCAGACCGCGCCGTGCTCCAGGCTGTGCACCGCGTACTCGTTATACAGCGGCTGATCGTAGACGCCGCAGTTTTGCCAGGACGGATTGTGCGCCCCTCCTG is part of the Deinococcus sp. QL22 genome and harbors:
- a CDS encoding metal-dependent transcriptional regulator; this encodes MRDRLTPQSEDCLKAIYLLSREGKAGTQDIAQTLGITAASVTGMLKRLSELQLVAYQAYKGVQLTESGESIALEILRHHRIIEAFLHHALGVPLEELHEEADRLEHHISEALEARLFAALGAPTHDPHGDPIPSLIGVMPREATRSLVSVRAGEMVRVGRLSQNDPSRLMALSDLGVIPGIQLEVLAVNSLGTIRVRHPEGEPFALSTVVADGIWVEDDAASEVEAQRARQTGVF
- a CDS encoding isoprenylcysteine carboxylmethyltransferase family protein, translated to MSRNPIFLGMRLNLLGLFLVLPLAVTLTILVAGKLLMQIQVRLEEAYLSGAHGQAYKQYQQQVRRWL
- a CDS encoding metalloregulator ArsR/SmtB family transcription factor, which produces MRYGVLVRIGSQKQEDKSRVTADVVALVRAQLPDQACVAEASALLKLVADPTRLQILSALHVQELCVGDLAAVIGLSESAVSHQLRLLRTQRLVTFRKEGRVVYYRLLDEHVTGLIQNALEHAQE
- a CDS encoding cation diffusion facilitator family transporter, giving the protein MSESHNHGRQANARQLTAALALTGSFLVVEVIYAFISGSLALLSDAGHMLTDVMALALSLLALRIGARAADRKRTFGYRRAEVLAAAVNAGALFAIGLYILVEAYRRLQEPVDVQTTPMLIVAVLGLIVNIISARLLVRGSGDSLNMKSAYLEVMGDLLGSVAVIVGALSIRLTGWTWLDPVLGALIGLWVLPRTWALLRASVNVLLEGVPEGLDLDALRSEIAGVPGVTEVHDLHVWSVTTGEHNLTVHLVVPTSRMGVQDAVELIAERYSIEHVTLQLEEANRHGAHAAHLHP
- a CDS encoding DUF305 domain-containing protein, whose translation is MQRRVQRYGVAAAVLVTGLAVALTWPRLPGPDSADVRFARDMSAHHTQAVTMSVTLLKRAADPAVKLLAQDITLTQQAQIGQMSGWLMAWGHPLSGPEAPMAGMNREAMGLATPEEVQQLGTVPVATAERQYLSLMRDHHLGGVAMAQSALSRVKRSEVRAFAERTVVAQTSEVRAIDALLGQRGMQPSVPRPAGSMPMEQMNHE
- a CDS encoding DUF3105 domain-containing protein, which codes for MMNTQRWMVALLPLLLAACSQKSGEIEGVKSFENKGGDHQEGRVSYTQTPPAGGAHNPSWQNCGVYDQPLYNEYAVHSLEHGAVWISYQPTLASEQVTQLKQLAEGRTHTLVSPHEGQDSPVVVTAWNKQLAVKDASDPRIKTFLVKYEQGGEAPEIGASCSGAYNGTV